A single region of the Legionella oakridgensis ATCC 33761 = DSM 21215 genome encodes:
- a CDS encoding undecaprenyldiphospho-muramoylpentapeptide beta-N-acetylglucosaminyltransferase yields MNHKIILTGGGTAGHVTPNIALIEVLQAEGWQVHYIGSPDGVEKEMIMAVQIPYHEVSSGKLRRYFSWKNFIDPIKIMAGIVQSYFLIRKLKPDVVFSKGGFVAFPVVVGAWLNRIPVIAHESDMSPGLANRLSFPFVDKICVTFAAAQKHFKRPDKVVVTGTPIRETLFHGNKTKGLALCGFHEDKPCLLVIGGSQGSNAMNACVRKALGLLCKQFQVIHLCGKGKIDPSLTSQQGYCQLEYAKEELADLFAASQLIISRSGANSLYEILALTKPHILIPLSRRASRGDQIQNARYFQQQNISVVIDEEKLTPEALMAAVDEVGAHENEIIEKIKALNIHSATDHIMAIIREVGHVEPATTV; encoded by the coding sequence ATGAATCATAAAATTATATTGACGGGTGGGGGCACCGCTGGGCACGTAACACCGAATATCGCATTGATCGAAGTATTGCAGGCAGAGGGTTGGCAAGTTCATTATATAGGGTCACCTGATGGTGTTGAAAAAGAGATGATCATGGCGGTTCAGATTCCGTATCATGAAGTAAGCAGTGGTAAACTACGTCGCTATTTTAGCTGGAAAAATTTTATTGACCCTATAAAGATTATGGCAGGGATTGTTCAATCCTATTTTCTGATACGCAAACTAAAGCCCGATGTTGTTTTTTCCAAGGGAGGATTTGTTGCGTTTCCGGTCGTCGTAGGGGCTTGGTTGAATCGGATTCCAGTGATTGCTCATGAATCGGATATGAGTCCCGGCCTTGCCAATCGCTTAAGCTTTCCCTTCGTTGATAAAATATGTGTAACGTTTGCGGCGGCACAAAAACATTTTAAACGCCCTGATAAAGTGGTAGTAACCGGTACGCCAATCCGCGAGACATTATTCCATGGCAACAAAACCAAAGGTTTGGCTCTATGTGGCTTTCATGAAGATAAACCTTGTTTACTCGTGATTGGCGGCAGCCAGGGATCGAATGCAATGAATGCTTGTGTAAGAAAAGCACTGGGACTTTTATGCAAGCAGTTTCAGGTGATTCATTTATGTGGGAAAGGAAAAATTGATCCGTCTCTTACCAGTCAACAAGGATATTGCCAATTGGAATATGCCAAGGAAGAATTGGCGGATTTGTTTGCTGCAAGCCAGTTGATTATTTCCCGTTCGGGAGCCAATTCATTATATGAAATCCTGGCTTTAACCAAACCGCATATTCTGATTCCTTTATCACGCCGTGCCAGCCGTGGTGATCAGATTCAAAATGCACGTTATTTTCAACAACAGAACATCAGTGTTGTGATTGATGAAGAGAAGTTGACTCCAGAAGCATTAATGGCCGCAGTGGATGAAGTAGGTGCGCATGAGAATGAAATCATTGAAAAAATAAAAGCCTTGAATATTCATTCCGCAACCGATCACATCATGGCAATTATTAGGGAGGTTGGGCATGTTGAACCCGCAACGACTGTTTGA
- the nadC gene encoding carboxylating nicotinate-nucleotide diphosphorylase — protein MLPKQEDILADVERALTEDVGTGDITAALLPETLMVSAQIISREPMLVCGRPWVECVFARVNPGIEIHWLVQEGAWLDEPATLCHLYGQARAILTAERSALNFMQTLSATATQTYQYLLQLKGYSTRLLDTRKTLPGLRHAQKYAVACAGGVNHRIGLYDAFLIKENHIKACGSIQAAITLARTMSKGQLVEVEVENLIEFQEALAARPDRILLDNFTRDMMVEAVAINNPKQCALEASGGIELSTLANIAETGVDYISVGAITKSIRAIDLSLLINEA, from the coding sequence ATGCTTCCTAAACAAGAAGATATTTTAGCGGATGTTGAGCGAGCGTTAACGGAAGATGTTGGAACAGGAGATATTACTGCAGCACTTTTACCCGAGACGTTGATGGTAAGTGCTCAAATTATTTCACGAGAACCAATGTTGGTATGTGGCCGTCCCTGGGTTGAATGCGTTTTTGCCAGGGTTAATCCAGGGATTGAAATTCATTGGCTAGTCCAAGAGGGTGCCTGGCTTGATGAACCAGCGACTCTTTGTCATCTGTATGGTCAGGCGCGTGCTATCTTGACGGCCGAGCGCAGTGCTTTGAATTTTATGCAAACCCTCTCTGCAACAGCAACGCAGACGTACCAATACCTTTTGCAACTTAAAGGATATTCGACCCGTTTACTGGATACTCGTAAAACATTGCCTGGATTGCGTCATGCTCAGAAATATGCTGTTGCGTGCGCCGGTGGTGTTAATCATCGAATTGGTTTGTATGATGCTTTTTTAATTAAAGAAAATCATATTAAAGCCTGTGGTTCTATTCAGGCAGCCATTACACTGGCAAGAACAATGAGTAAGGGACAGCTGGTAGAAGTCGAAGTAGAAAATCTTATAGAATTTCAGGAAGCGCTTGCGGCAAGACCTGACCGAATTCTGCTGGATAATTTTACGCGTGATATGATGGTAGAAGCAGTGGCTATTAACAACCCAAAGCAATGCGCATTAGAAGCATCTGGCGGTATTGAGTTATCTACACTGGCGAACATTGCTGAAACGGGAGTGGATTATATTTCAGTAGGTGCCATCACCAAATCAATACGGGCGATTGATTTGAGTTTATTAATTAATGAAGCTTAG
- a CDS encoding cation:proton antiporter, with protein MHRLKYWILLAAVCPAIGYAGGGPDHFEPVASVILWVTLIFLFGVTGRYFAERLNQPGVLGELLMGVLLGNVCYYFGMPLAIILREGPAVFNIMSDMLGNVPLVQAVKASIHDPNYTGQIINALSGSRGIDWIKVAYIVDIFSRYGVIFLLFMVGLETSIEELKHTGRESFQVAMIGIVAPIVLGLLSMYVLMPNSSFKANLFIAATLSATSIGITARVLKEMQQLHTREARTILGAAMIDDILGLVILAIVSSIVISDVVNMMQINQIIVLAILFFVCALWIGPWVLQKAIRFFVFLSLGKQNSLFRLSL; from the coding sequence ATGCATCGTTTAAAATACTGGATTTTGCTTGCAGCAGTTTGTCCTGCGATAGGCTATGCAGGCGGAGGACCAGATCATTTTGAACCAGTTGCATCCGTTATTTTATGGGTTACCTTAATTTTTCTCTTTGGTGTGACCGGGCGATATTTTGCTGAGCGTCTGAATCAACCTGGCGTGCTTGGTGAATTGTTGATGGGGGTCCTTCTTGGCAATGTATGTTATTACTTTGGCATGCCCCTGGCGATTATTTTACGAGAAGGTCCGGCTGTGTTTAACATCATGTCGGATATGCTGGGCAATGTCCCGCTCGTGCAAGCGGTTAAAGCGAGCATCCACGATCCCAATTATACGGGTCAAATTATCAACGCCTTAAGTGGCAGTCGCGGTATTGATTGGATTAAAGTAGCCTATATTGTAGATATTTTTTCCCGTTATGGGGTTATTTTTTTGCTATTCATGGTGGGACTAGAAACATCGATCGAAGAACTTAAACATACGGGGCGCGAATCGTTTCAGGTTGCCATGATAGGAATTGTTGCCCCGATTGTATTGGGTTTATTGAGCATGTATGTCCTGATGCCAAACTCTTCGTTTAAGGCTAACTTATTTATTGCAGCAACGCTATCGGCAACCAGCATTGGTATTACGGCACGTGTACTGAAAGAAATGCAACAATTGCACACCCGTGAAGCAAGAACCATATTGGGTGCTGCCATGATTGACGATATTCTTGGGTTGGTCATTCTGGCTATTGTCAGCAGCATCGTCATTAGTGACGTGGTTAATATGATGCAAATCAACCAAATCATTGTATTAGCCATCCTGTTTTTTGTATGTGCCTTATGGATTGGTCCCTGGGTATTACAAAAAGCAATAAGATTTTTCGTTTTCTTGAGCCTTGGGAAGCAAAACTCTTTATTTCGTTTGTCTTTGTGA
- a CDS encoding cation:proton antiporter yields MPLFFMLIGMQVKIELFMDWQVLLMASGLIMAAILGKLLSGFGGNRWDDRVLIGIGMVPRGEVGLVFASIGRKLGIMSDKLFSAIILMVIVTTLIAPPWFKSRYKESKHAS; encoded by the coding sequence GTGCCACTGTTTTTTATGTTGATTGGCATGCAAGTCAAGATTGAGTTATTCATGGACTGGCAGGTATTGTTGATGGCCAGTGGCTTGATCATGGCAGCTATTTTGGGAAAGTTATTAAGTGGTTTTGGGGGTAATCGTTGGGATGATCGCGTTTTAATTGGCATTGGCATGGTACCCCGTGGTGAGGTGGGATTAGTGTTTGCATCCATTGGTAGAAAGTTGGGCATTATGTCTGATAAACTGTTTTCTGCCATTATCTTGATGGTCATTGTGACCACGCTAATTGCTCCTCCCTGGTTTAAATCGCGTTATAAGGAATCGAAACATGCTTCCTAA